The window agaaggggTCTCTCGTCACCTCATGGTGCCGGTCGCCGCAGACGGGGTCCACCACCGCCCCGGAGGCGGTGGCTggggcggggcgggcgcggCTGTGCCGCCCTCCCAGTGCGTGCCCCTCGCCGCGGCCCCAGCGACCCTCCTCACCGGCACCGGAGCCGCCCGGTATTGGCGTGAGAAGCGTCGGGCGCGGGCGGACGAGGGTGGCTGGCGGAGCCACTGCGGGGGGTGCGGGCTGCGTTGAGGAGGCGGCACATGGCGGGCGGCTGATGAGGGGAGGCGCGGTGTGCGCTCCCGGTCTCCGGCAGCGGTGCTAGGGACGGCGGGCGGCCTGGGTAGGGGAAGAGTGTTCGTGTGCAGGTGTAAGAGGGGCCGAACCCGGTTCCTGGCACGGCGGAGACTCTGAGCCCCTGCACCCCAGAGGGTCAGTGTCCGGCCAGCATGGGTGCGAACTCCTCATCAGCTGTCGTGGACACCAACGCCTCCTCGGCTGCCTCTGCgctggtgagcagcagcacGTGGAGGGGCCGAGAGCCCTTCTCCGTCTTCACCATCCTCATTCTGACCCTGCTGGTGCTCCTGACCGTGGCCACCTTTCTCTGGAACCTACTGGTGCTGGCAACCATCCTGCGAGTGAAAGCTTTCCACCGCGTGCCCCACAATCTTGTGGCCTCCACAGCAGTGTCAGATGTGCTGGTGGCAGCCCTGGTGATGCCCCTGAGCTTGGTGAAGGAGCTGTCAGCTGGGCGGCGGTGGCGGCTGGGACGGGCTCTGTGCCTCGTGTGGGTCTGCTTCGAcgtgctgtgctgcacagccagCATCTGGAACGTTACCGCCATTGCCCTGGACCGCTACTGGTCCATCACCCGCCACCTGGAGTACACACTGCTCACCCGCCGCCGCATATCCAACGTTATGATCGCTCTCACCTGGGCACTGTCTGCTGCCATCTCACTCGCCCCCCTTTTTGGCTGGGGGGAGACATACAGCCCTGAGCAGGAGCGCTGCCAGGTCAGCCAGGAGCCCTCCTACACCATCGTCTCCACTGGCGGGGCTTTTTACCTGCCCCTCTGTGTGGTGCTCTTTGTCTACTGGAAGATCTACAAGGCAGCCAAATTCCGTGTGTGGGGCCGCAGGAAGAACGCCGTGGTGCCCTTGCCCGAAGCTGCACAGGTAAG of the Melopsittacus undulatus isolate bMelUnd1 chromosome 4, bMelUnd1.mat.Z, whole genome shotgun sequence genome contains:
- the LOC101879885 gene encoding 5-hydroxytryptamine receptor 5A-like, with the protein product MAGSSPEEKGSLVTSWCRSPQTGSTTAPEAVAGAGRARLCRPPSACPSPRPQRPSSPAPEPPGIGGPNPVPGTAETLSPCTPEGQCPASMGANSSSAVVDTNASSAASALVSSSTWRGREPFSVFTILILTLLVLLTVATFLWNLLVLATILRVKAFHRVPHNLVASTAVSDVLVAALVMPLSLVKELSAGRRWRLGRALCLVWVCFDVLCCTASIWNVTAIALDRYWSITRHLEYTLLTRRRISNVMIALTWALSAAISLAPLFGWGETYSPEQERCQVSQEPSYTIVSTGGAFYLPLCVVLFVYWKIYKAAKFRVWGRRKNAVVPLPEAAQVKEVAHEPQMVFTARHAAITFQTDGETWREQKEKKAALMVGILIGVFVLCWIPFFITELISPLCSCNIPAIWKSIFLWLGYSNSFFNPLIYTAFNKNYNSAFKNLFVKQR